The sequence below is a genomic window from Desulfobulbaceae bacterium DB1.
ATTTGTTGCAGGGAAATATTCTTATGGCAGAGGAAAAAAAGAAAGGAGTCAAGATCCGCTTGATAGGAGCGAATGGTGTTATCGGCCAGTCTTTTTTCGGCGGCAAGATAATGAAGAAACAGGTCCTGGCTGTTCTGCAACTCTCGGGGCAGGAGGCTGCCGTCGCCAGGAAACCTGTTTTGTCGGACAGTGCTGATTGGGTGGCTCTTGGTTCCCCGTCTTTTCATTGTACGAGGATTGGCGCCATTATGCTTCCCGTTCGATGCGGTACATGACCTTGCGGAGTTTTCTCTTTGCTTCTGCTTGTTTACGACGTTTTTTGACGCTTGGTTTTTCGTAATATTCGCGTCTTTTCAGTTCTTTTTTGATGCCGTCAAGCTGCAGCTTTTTCTTCAATTGCCGAATGGCGTATTCTATGTCTCCACGGACCTCAACTTCAATCATGATAACTCCGAAAAAAGATATTTTAGCGTAATTAATAGGAGATGGATTTCTTCCTTTCCGAAAACAGAAATCTATAACGAAGTGGTGACTTTTTGTCAAATGTTATTTTTTGGCTGCATCGGCGATTGTCCGCCTGTCGGGAAAATTTTCCCGGGGTTGAGGATGTTGTTGGGGTCAAACAGTTTTTTAATCCCCAGCATGACCTCCATGCTCGCTTCGTTGATTTCCAGGGGAAGAAATTCCGACTTGGTTATGCCGATGCCGTGTTCACCCGACAGAGTGCCGCCCAGCTCAAGTACCCTGTCGAACAACTCTTTTTTGGCTTTGCGGCTGCTTTCCAGTTCCTCCGTGTTCTTTTTGTCCAGCATGATGTTGACATGGATGTTGCCGTCGCCGGCGTGGCCGAAGGTAAAAATGACGAGCTTGTGGCGGGCGGCCAGGGTCTCGATGAAGGCAACCAGTTGCGGGATTTTCGAGCGCGGCACCACCACGTCCTCGCCGGTCTTGTCTGGTTTCAGCTCAAAAGCCGCCGGGGAGACGCCACGGCGCGCGCTCCAGAGGGCGGCAACCTGGTCGTTGTTTTCCGCCTTTTTCACCTCAAGAATATTTTTTTTGTCGCGGAGAAATTGCAGAAGCAGGCGCGACTGGCCGGCAACGGAGTCCCGGTCTCCGTCCACCTCAAGCAGCAAGAGCGCTTCCGTGGCCGGCGGCAGGGGGAACGGCAGTTTGTCCCGGACAATGGAAATGGCGGTGCGGTCCATGTATTCAAGGGTGCATGGCCGATGTTGCGCCAGAATTTCCGCCACCAGGGAAGCAGCCTGGTTTATACTGGAGCAGAGGATGAGGAAGGTGTCTTTGCAGGCGGGCAGGGGGATGAGCTTGACGATGATTTTGGTAATAATGCCCAGTGTCCCTTCAGACCCGGCAAAAAGACGGGTCAGGTCGTACCCGACCACGCCCTTGGCGGTCCGCACCCCGGTCTTGATGATCCTGCCGTCCGGCATGACAACCTCGAGTCCCAGAAGATAGTCCCTGGTTACCCCGTATTTGACGGCGCTTGGCCCTCCCGCGCATTCGGCCACATTGCCGCCCAGGGTGCAAAATTTCAGGCTGGCGGGATCAGGCGGGTAAAAAAGATTCCGGGGGCGCAGGGCCGCCTGAAAGTCGCCGGTGATCACTCCCGGTTCGACAACGGCAACCTGGTTTTCCTCGTCGATTTCCAGGATGCGGTTCAACCTGCTCATGGCCAGAACAAGTCCGCCCGCAAC
It includes:
- a CDS encoding 30S ribosomal protein S21 produces the protein MIEVEVRGDIEYAIRQLKKKLQLDGIKKELKRREYYEKPSVKKRRKQAEAKRKLRKVMYRIEREA
- a CDS encoding glycolate oxidase subunit GlcD, translated to MKRETINRLRAIVGQDQLTTTAEDLLCYSYDGTGREFPPEAVAFPGDAAQISAIMKLANATPFAVVPRGAGSGMTGGALPVAGGLVLAMSRLNRILEIDEENQVAVVEPGVITGDFQAALRPRNLFYPPDPASLKFCTLGGNVAECAGGPSAVKYGVTRDYLLGLEVVMPDGRIIKTGVRTAKGVVGYDLTRLFAGSEGTLGIITKIIVKLIPLPACKDTFLILCSSINQAASLVAEILAQHRPCTLEYMDRTAISIVRDKLPFPLPPATEALLLLEVDGDRDSVAGQSRLLLQFLRDKKNILEVKKAENNDQVAALWSARRGVSPAAFELKPDKTGEDVVVPRSKIPQLVAFIETLAARHKLVIFTFGHAGDGNIHVNIMLDKKNTEELESSRKAKKELFDRVLELGGTLSGEHGIGITKSEFLPLEINEASMEVMLGIKKLFDPNNILNPGKIFPTGGQSPMQPKNNI